From one Nothobranchius furzeri strain GRZ-AD chromosome 2, NfurGRZ-RIMD1, whole genome shotgun sequence genomic stretch:
- the LOC129165504 gene encoding zinc finger protein 883-like isoform X1: protein MYSGESLMEFVHKQVATARKLIRKVEEALAQIEEGLGGQRRLSDMSWEPQNRLHGAELPQHHVWENKMALTDQQLSKQKWTSSLDQKEPEPPLMKEEQQELLIHQHEGQFLLKQEVVTLMEPSPSEETDCHEPEPNKNQPLCQSTTKAENQDQGGCRKENSESNSNEELICNKICQSKDHRDSVDDKKQKRHKGAHTKRHKRAHTGKKPYPCKTCGKCFSVSSSLTTHMRTHTGEKPYSCKTCGKCFSEGGSLTKHMRTHTGEKPYPCISCSKCFSQSAALINHMRTHTGEKPYPCNTCGKCFSDSSTLTKHMRTHTGEKPYPCKTCGKCFCDSGNLTTHMRTHTGEKPYPCKTCGKCFCDSGNLTTHMRTHTGEKPYPCKTCGKCFSDSGNLTTHMRTHTGEKPFQCKSCSKCFSHSTALIKHMRTHTGEKPYPCKTCGKCFSDSGHLAKHMRIHIISLNC from the exons ATGTATTCAGGAGAGTCTCTTATGGAGTTTGTCCACAAGCAAGTAGCTACTGCTAGAAAACTCATCAGGAAGGTTGAAGAAGCCTTGGCCCAGATCGAGGAAGGGCTCGGTGGTCAGCGCAGACTGTCGGATATGAGCTGGGAACCACAGAACCGCTTGCACGGAGCAG AACTTCCACAGCATCATGTCTGGGAAAACAAGATGgctctgactgaccagcagctctctaAACAGAAATggacctccagtttggaccagAAGGAACCAGAACCTCCACTGATGAAAGAGGAACAACAAGAACTCCTTATCCATCAGCATGAAGGGCAGTTTCTTTTGAAGCAGGAAGTTGTTACCCTCATGGAGCCTTCTCCTTCTGAAGAAACAGACTGTcatgaaccagaaccaaacaAGAACCAACCCTTGTGTCAGAGTACTACAAAAGCTGAGAACCAAGATCAGGGTGGATGCAGGAAAGAAAACTCAGAATCAAACAGCAATGAAGAACTGATATGTAATAAAATATGCCAATCCAAAGATCACAGAGACAGTGtagatgataaaaaacaaaaaaggcacAAGGGGGCTCACACAAAAAGGCACAAAAGGGCTCACACAGgtaagaagccatatccatgtaaaacttgtggtaaatgttttagtgtcagtagttccttgactacacacatgagaactcacacaggtgagaagccatattcatgtaaaacttgtggtaaatgttttagtgagggtggttccttgactaaacacatgagaactcacacaggtgagaagccttaTCCATGTATAAGTTGTAGTAAATGTTTCTCACAGAGTGCTGCTTTGATtaatcacatgagaactcacacaggtgagaagccatatccatgtaatacttgtggtaaatgttttagtgacagtagtaccttgactaaacacatgagaactcacacaggtgagaagccttatccatgtaaaacttgtggtaaatgtttttgtgacagtggtaacttgactacacacatgagaactcacacaggtgagaagccttatccatgtaaaacttgtggtaaatgtttttgtgacagtggtaacttgactacacacatgagaactcacacaggtgagaagccatatccatgtaaaacttgtggtaaatgttttagtgacagtggtaacttgactacacacatgagaactcacacaggtgagaagccatttcaATGTAAAAGTTGTAGTAAATGTTTCTCACATAGTACTGctttgattaaacacatgagaactcacacaggcgagaagccatatccatgtaaaacttgtggtaaatgttttagtgacagtggtCACTTGGCTAAACACATGAGAATTCACATTATATCACTGAATTGCTAA
- the LOC129165504 gene encoding zinc finger protein 79-like isoform X2 has product MALTDQQLSKQKWTSSLDQKEPEPPLMKEEQQELLIHQHEGQFLLKQEVVTLMEPSPSEETDCHEPEPNKNQPLCQSTTKAENQDQGGCRKENSESNSNEELICNKICQSKDHRDSVDDKKQKRHKGAHTKRHKRAHTGKKPYPCKTCGKCFSVSSSLTTHMRTHTGEKPYSCKTCGKCFSEGGSLTKHMRTHTGEKPYPCISCSKCFSQSAALINHMRTHTGEKPYPCNTCGKCFSDSSTLTKHMRTHTGEKPYPCKTCGKCFCDSGNLTTHMRTHTGEKPYPCKTCGKCFCDSGNLTTHMRTHTGEKPYPCKTCGKCFSDSGNLTTHMRTHTGEKPFQCKSCSKCFSHSTALIKHMRTHTGEKPYPCKTCGKCFSDSGHLAKHMRIHIISLNC; this is encoded by the coding sequence ATGgctctgactgaccagcagctctctaAACAGAAATggacctccagtttggaccagAAGGAACCAGAACCTCCACTGATGAAAGAGGAACAACAAGAACTCCTTATCCATCAGCATGAAGGGCAGTTTCTTTTGAAGCAGGAAGTTGTTACCCTCATGGAGCCTTCTCCTTCTGAAGAAACAGACTGTcatgaaccagaaccaaacaAGAACCAACCCTTGTGTCAGAGTACTACAAAAGCTGAGAACCAAGATCAGGGTGGATGCAGGAAAGAAAACTCAGAATCAAACAGCAATGAAGAACTGATATGTAATAAAATATGCCAATCCAAAGATCACAGAGACAGTGtagatgataaaaaacaaaaaaggcacAAGGGGGCTCACACAAAAAGGCACAAAAGGGCTCACACAGgtaagaagccatatccatgtaaaacttgtggtaaatgttttagtgtcagtagttccttgactacacacatgagaactcacacaggtgagaagccatattcatgtaaaacttgtggtaaatgttttagtgagggtggttccttgactaaacacatgagaactcacacaggtgagaagccttaTCCATGTATAAGTTGTAGTAAATGTTTCTCACAGAGTGCTGCTTTGATtaatcacatgagaactcacacaggtgagaagccatatccatgtaatacttgtggtaaatgttttagtgacagtagtaccttgactaaacacatgagaactcacacaggtgagaagccttatccatgtaaaacttgtggtaaatgtttttgtgacagtggtaacttgactacacacatgagaactcacacaggtgagaagccttatccatgtaaaacttgtggtaaatgtttttgtgacagtggtaacttgactacacacatgagaactcacacaggtgagaagccatatccatgtaaaacttgtggtaaatgttttagtgacagtggtaacttgactacacacatgagaactcacacaggtgagaagccatttcaATGTAAAAGTTGTAGTAAATGTTTCTCACATAGTACTGctttgattaaacacatgagaactcacacaggcgagaagccatatccatgtaaaacttgtggtaaatgttttagtgacagtggtCACTTGGCTAAACACATGAGAATTCACATTATATCACTGAATTGCTAA